A region from the Thermanaeromonas toyohensis ToBE genome encodes:
- a CDS encoding RusA family crossover junction endodeoxyribonuclease: protein MSRKDALLRSQVEREAQCLVIPGKPVPKARHQVRLYRGGVITYTPAKTREFEKAVRVYALKHRIKKQDGELAVIVTFYTNGPGDVDNLLKSLLDGLNGVAWEDDRQVKAVVGIKLECKKGEERTEVTIRRMEELVDILLGLAKAG from the coding sequence ATGTCTAGAAAGGATGCGCTACTACGCTCGCAAGTGGAGAGAGAGGCACAATGCTTAGTAATCCCTGGCAAGCCCGTACCCAAGGCCCGGCACCAGGTTAGGCTTTACCGGGGCGGGGTGATAACGTATACGCCTGCTAAAACGAGGGAGTTTGAGAAGGCCGTAAGGGTATATGCGCTCAAGCATCGGATAAAAAAGCAGGACGGCGAATTGGCAGTAATCGTTACTTTCTACACCAACGGCCCTGGGGATGTGGACAACTTGCTTAAGAGTTTGCTCGATGGCCTCAATGGGGTAGCTTGGGAGGACGATAGGCAGGTTAAAGCCGTGGTGGGTATAAAGTTGGAGTGCAAAAAGGGGGAGGAGAGGACAGAGGTAACAATAAGGCGCATGGAGGAGTTGGTCGACATATTATTAGGCTTAGCTAAAGCGGGGTGA
- a CDS encoding replicative helicase loader/inhibitor: MTEQEAAYLVALAAANFPALQEKDLGPTVELWYRLLQDLPYQVVEKALLKVLSEVRYFPTVAEIRQAAAEIMQPETLSPGEAWALVLQAVKRYGSYREAEALAALPEDVARAVRYLGWREICLSEQPEVVRAQFMKVYEQVIGRQRESVVTPREVRELTAKIAQQKALGGGKVVALPKAGEK, from the coding sequence ATGACAGAACAAGAAGCTGCTTACCTGGTAGCCCTTGCTGCGGCTAATTTTCCTGCGCTACAGGAGAAGGATTTAGGGCCGACCGTAGAGCTGTGGTACAGGTTGCTCCAAGACCTGCCGTACCAGGTGGTGGAGAAAGCCCTTCTGAAGGTACTTTCGGAGGTTCGGTATTTCCCAACTGTAGCCGAGATTCGCCAGGCAGCCGCTGAGATAATGCAGCCAGAGACCTTATCGCCTGGGGAAGCTTGGGCACTGGTGTTGCAAGCTGTGAAGCGGTACGGCTCCTACAGGGAGGCGGAGGCCCTTGCAGCATTGCCGGAAGACGTAGCCAGGGCAGTCAGGTATTTGGGCTGGAGAGAAATATGCCTTTCCGAGCAACCTGAGGTAGTCCGAGCGCAGTTCATGAAAGTGTACGAGCAGGTGATAGGCCGCCAGCGTGAGAGTGTAGTTACGCCCCGTGAGGTAAGAGAACTCACGGCCAAGATAGCCCAACAAAAGGCCCTGGGCGGCGGGAAAGTGGTGGCCCTACCAAAGGCGGGTGAGAAGTGA